From a single Cyclobacterium marinum DSM 745 genomic region:
- the dnaG gene encoding DNA primase has translation MAISNQTTDKVRERVDIEEVVNDYVTLKRKGQNLWACCPFHQEKSPSFSVSPAKQIYKCFGCGKAGDPIQFIMDIEGLGFPEAIKHLATKYGIEIEEDKNLDPVDIQAYNEKESLYIALNFAKTFFHENLQSGEGKSIGLSYLKERGFDMATIEKFELGYSLDGWDHLLNKARTSGFEETNLLKAGLILERENKPGNYYDRFRGRVMFPIHNLSGKPIAFGARIMTQDKKQPKYINSPETAIYHKSDVLYGIYQAKQAIRQKENCYLVEGYTDVISMHLAGVENVVASSGTSLTENQIKLIKRFTDQVTVLYDGDDAGINASLRGIDMLLEGGLNVKAVVFPPNEDPDSFSRKAGKEGFQKFLEAEEKDFIHFKIDLFTKGAADDPIKKAEAIRQVVLSISKVPDPIIRSVYAKESARLLGMEEDILLTELNRQLLKNQQKKSPSKFQNEPESSPIEQLLPGSPAEETKKTGPRSIKEERELIRILINYGFEMVSEEMHVCEYLLEEIKDLNFDTPIYQELLNHYKNALREGTIPKFDYFLKIQNPKLKTEVIDMVAPTREISQNWESKHQIFSRREADDLPETTYKASLKLKSAYLKRMRDELEEKIKLAKEEELEELLTMHMELTQLKSKIDRELGNVIPSRN, from the coding sequence ATGGCCATATCTAATCAAACAACGGACAAGGTAAGAGAACGGGTAGACATTGAAGAAGTGGTCAATGACTATGTCACCCTGAAAAGAAAAGGACAAAACCTCTGGGCCTGTTGCCCTTTTCACCAAGAAAAGTCCCCTTCTTTTTCTGTTTCTCCTGCCAAACAGATTTACAAATGCTTTGGGTGTGGTAAAGCCGGAGACCCCATTCAGTTTATCATGGACATTGAAGGGCTGGGCTTTCCTGAAGCCATCAAGCATCTGGCAACAAAGTATGGTATCGAAATAGAGGAGGACAAGAATTTAGACCCTGTAGATATTCAAGCATACAATGAAAAAGAAAGCCTTTACATTGCACTAAATTTTGCCAAGACCTTTTTTCATGAAAATCTACAATCCGGAGAAGGAAAATCCATTGGGTTAAGTTATTTAAAAGAACGTGGCTTTGACATGGCCACCATAGAAAAATTTGAGCTGGGCTATTCCCTTGATGGTTGGGATCATTTGTTAAACAAAGCGAGAACATCAGGCTTCGAAGAAACCAACCTTTTAAAGGCAGGGCTAATCCTTGAACGTGAAAACAAGCCCGGCAACTACTATGACAGGTTTAGAGGTCGGGTGATGTTTCCTATTCATAACCTGAGTGGAAAGCCTATTGCTTTTGGAGCGAGGATCATGACTCAGGACAAAAAGCAGCCCAAATACATCAACTCTCCGGAAACGGCCATCTACCACAAGAGTGACGTCCTTTATGGTATCTACCAGGCCAAACAAGCCATCCGACAGAAAGAAAACTGCTACCTCGTTGAAGGCTATACCGATGTAATCTCTATGCATTTGGCGGGGGTGGAAAATGTAGTTGCTTCATCCGGCACTTCTCTTACTGAGAACCAAATAAAGCTGATCAAACGATTTACTGATCAAGTCACGGTATTATATGATGGAGATGATGCAGGCATCAATGCATCTTTGAGAGGTATAGACATGTTATTGGAAGGCGGTCTGAACGTAAAGGCCGTGGTATTCCCTCCCAATGAAGATCCGGATAGCTTTTCCCGAAAAGCCGGGAAAGAGGGTTTCCAAAAGTTTCTTGAAGCTGAAGAAAAAGATTTTATTCATTTTAAAATTGACTTATTCACCAAAGGAGCGGCAGACGACCCCATAAAAAAAGCAGAAGCCATTCGACAGGTAGTCTTAAGTATTTCAAAGGTTCCTGATCCGATTATACGATCCGTATATGCTAAAGAATCGGCCAGACTTTTGGGTATGGAGGAAGACATTTTACTTACTGAACTTAATCGCCAATTACTCAAAAACCAGCAAAAGAAAAGTCCTTCAAAATTTCAGAATGAGCCTGAATCGAGCCCTATCGAACAGCTACTTCCCGGTTCGCCGGCCGAAGAAACAAAGAAGACAGGACCTAGATCCATAAAGGAAGAAAGGGAACTAATAAGAATATTAATTAACTATGGCTTTGAGATGGTTTCTGAAGAGATGCATGTATGTGAATACCTGTTGGAAGAAATAAAAGACCTGAATTTTGATACACCTATCTATCAAGAATTGCTCAATCATTATAAAAATGCTTTGCGGGAAGGCACCATTCCTAAGTTCGATTATTTCTTAAAAATTCAAAATCCCAAATTAAAAACAGAAGTCATCGACATGGTAGCTCCTACCAGAGAAATTTCTCAAAATTGGGAGTCAAAGCACCAAATTTTTTCTAGAAGGGAAGCTGATGATCTTCCCGAAACCACCTATAAAGCCTCACTGAAGCTTAAGAGTGCCTATTTAAAGAGGATGCGTGATGAACTTGAAGAAAAAATTAAATTGGCAAAAGAGGAAGAATTAGAGGAATTATTAACCATGCATATGGAGCTTACGCAGTTAAAATCCAAAATAGATCGTGAGCTGGGCAATGTCATCCCTTCCAGAAATTAA
- a CDS encoding bifunctional 3,4-dihydroxy-2-butanone-4-phosphate synthase/GTP cyclohydrolase II — protein MKDTVYLDPIEDAIAAIKNGEIIIVVDDDDRENEGDFICAAEKVTPEIINFMATHGRGLICAPLIEDRCEELGLELMVGTNTAAFETPFTVSVDLVGHGCTTGISASDRSKTIKALIDPDINPDELGKPGHIFPLKAKRGGVLRRSGHTEAAIDLARLAGLQPAGVLVEIMNEDGTMARLSDLVHVAKKFDLKLISIKDLIAYRLKNDSLIKREIGVEMPTEFGNFKLIAYKQTNTNETHMALIKGEWEEGDTVMVRVHSSCITGDIFGSCRCDCGPQLHEAMKMVEENGKGLVLYMNQEGRGIGLINKLKAYKLQEEGMDTVQANLALGFPMDKRDYGVGAQILRDLGVSKIQLITNNPTKRVGLSGYGLEIVDTVPLEISSNPHNEKYLMTKRDKMGHQIMKK, from the coding sequence ATGAAAGATACTGTTTATCTTGATCCAATAGAAGACGCGATAGCGGCAATAAAAAACGGTGAAATCATAATTGTAGTAGATGATGATGATCGCGAAAATGAAGGAGATTTTATTTGTGCAGCAGAAAAAGTAACTCCTGAAATCATCAATTTTATGGCCACCCATGGCCGTGGATTAATCTGTGCTCCCCTAATAGAAGACCGATGTGAAGAACTAGGTCTAGAATTAATGGTTGGCACCAATACAGCAGCGTTTGAAACCCCTTTTACTGTATCTGTAGACCTGGTTGGGCATGGCTGCACCACTGGCATCTCTGCAAGTGATCGCTCAAAGACTATAAAAGCATTGATTGACCCCGATATTAATCCCGATGAATTGGGCAAACCCGGGCATATATTCCCATTAAAAGCAAAAAGAGGCGGAGTTTTGAGAAGATCCGGGCATACAGAAGCCGCCATTGATTTAGCTCGATTAGCCGGCTTACAACCTGCAGGAGTACTTGTAGAAATCATGAACGAAGATGGCACCATGGCACGTCTTTCTGATTTGGTACATGTCGCCAAAAAGTTTGATCTAAAACTGATATCCATAAAAGATTTAATTGCCTATCGCCTGAAGAACGATAGTTTGATTAAGCGAGAAATAGGGGTGGAAATGCCTACCGAATTCGGTAATTTTAAATTAATTGCTTACAAACAAACCAATACCAATGAAACTCATATGGCCTTAATCAAAGGCGAGTGGGAAGAGGGAGACACGGTAATGGTAAGGGTTCATTCCTCTTGTATTACAGGAGATATTTTTGGGTCTTGCAGGTGTGATTGTGGACCACAATTGCATGAAGCCATGAAGATGGTAGAAGAAAATGGCAAAGGTTTGGTACTGTACATGAATCAAGAAGGTAGAGGCATCGGTTTGATCAATAAGCTGAAAGCCTATAAATTGCAAGAGGAAGGAATGGATACCGTTCAAGCCAATTTAGCCCTTGGTTTCCCTATGGACAAGCGGGATTATGGTGTTGGCGCCCAAATCCTTAGAGATTTAGGCGTAAGCAAAATCCAGCTGATTACCAACAACCCAACCAAAAGGGTAGGCTTGTCCGGGTATGGTTTGGAGATTGTGGATACTGTTCCTTTAGAGATTAGTTCCAATCCACACAATGAAAAGTACCTGATGACCAAGCGAGATAAAATGGGACATCAAATCATGAAAAAATAA
- the surE gene encoding 5'/3'-nucleotidase SurE, with the protein MSKPLILVSNDDGITSKGIRVLVEVMKELGEVIVVAPDSPQSGMGHAITIGNTLRLSEETIFTDVVAYKSSGTPVDCVKLAKHYVLKDKQPDLVVSGINHGSNTSISVLYSGTMSAAVEGAIEGIPSIGFSLCDYSANADFSHVKEYVAQISRQVLENGIPKGVALNVNFPPKRNEALKGIKICRQARAKWQEDFEERYDPNGRKYFWMAGNFVNFDKGEDNDEWAIANNYVSVVPCQFDMTAHHAIAQINNDWNWEDLKANL; encoded by the coding sequence ATGTCAAAACCTTTAATTTTAGTTTCCAATGATGATGGGATAACATCCAAAGGAATTCGTGTGTTGGTAGAAGTGATGAAGGAATTGGGAGAAGTCATTGTTGTTGCTCCCGACAGCCCTCAATCGGGCATGGGACATGCCATCACCATTGGTAACACTTTAAGGCTTTCAGAAGAAACCATTTTTACCGATGTTGTTGCCTATAAATCCAGTGGTACACCTGTGGATTGTGTAAAACTTGCAAAGCACTATGTTTTGAAAGACAAACAGCCGGATTTGGTAGTTAGTGGGATCAATCATGGAAGCAACACCTCCATAAGTGTGCTTTATTCAGGCACCATGTCTGCAGCTGTAGAAGGTGCCATAGAAGGAATTCCTTCCATCGGATTTAGCTTGTGTGATTACAGTGCCAATGCAGATTTTTCACATGTTAAGGAATATGTAGCGCAGATTTCCCGACAGGTATTGGAAAATGGAATTCCTAAAGGGGTAGCATTGAATGTAAATTTCCCGCCTAAAAGGAATGAGGCCCTAAAAGGCATTAAAATTTGTCGACAAGCAAGGGCCAAATGGCAGGAGGACTTTGAGGAAAGATACGATCCCAATGGCAGGAAATACTTTTGGATGGCAGGGAATTTCGTCAATTTTGACAAAGGAGAAGACAATGATGAGTGGGCCATCGCCAACAATTATGTCTCCGTGGTACCTTGTCAATTTGATATGACGGCCCACCATGCCATTGCTCAAATCAATAATGACTGGAACTGGGAAGACTTAAAAGCAAATTTATAG